From the genome of Thermogutta terrifontis, one region includes:
- a CDS encoding carbohydrate-binding family 9-like protein, which produces MNNSRYGKVQSGKHPWPVLTYWTIALVLCPLGVRATGMETPEKVRVFEQELTIPTYPWEEDINPKFWALEGGPRLSTTVHGSIVYPYVMQDHLLRTKVERTYRAVGLENEYLRVICLPELGGRIHSVLDKTTGQEMFHLNRVIKPAMIAMRGAWISGGIEWNSGPHGHTVTCLSPVNVAARQNPDGSATLEISNTEQIFRTRWIVRVTLRPGKAFLEETISLYNPTDGMHPYYFWNCTAFPNKTGTRFIFPMSLGTDHNAREFFRWPIHEGQDLSWLKNYDTYASVFAVQCTHDFFGAYDVDADRGLVQWADHRELSGKKAWTWGEWEFGRVAEQDLTDEDGPYIEVQSGPLPTQSDYGRLRPRQTVAWREWWYPVHGLGDGFEFATRHVAINVMRGRKGVEVRAIATGVYNGATCIISQENREIARYSVDLSPQKPVRLAVPVAASQSFCVEFRAKDGSLLAAYKSPLEIPKVEPPDPSQFREKPDAEKLADDFYKAGEKADLATDRRRARELYQKALEKDPKHVRSLCGLAVLDFEAGQYESALTWLTHALKESPDDPWSLFYAAASQYQLQNWQEAWNLTARAEKHPETAAASADLLGRIAMRRGDFGTAEAAFRRALQAKPDDPVSEDHLILALYAKGEREEALNRAASRSAQETTAIVPAWILVIGKSEDEKVFLKRMLDRLGEFEFEVLEAVHFLKDVGQDALATRLVQIVTADPQAVPKLSAMTYWTLAWLLDGQGKTEAAKQMLAQAMQHRVPKRFASRVEEIPVLKYVVAANPSDSHAWFQLGCLLAALGRVDEAIPPWTKAVELEPSNSVAWRNLGLEAAARGDLAAAEKYYRQAIKSNPQDQTLYRDLAELLVAAGRRSEAISLVETMPLSGVRRTDLTVLLAQMYFDSEQYDDCLRVLENAPYFTNWEGQDIVWRLFNRAHIRRGQQRMDRGDLRSALADFEAALTYPKNLHVGRSNKPIEAPARYWQGVALAKLGRLEEAKEAWQVGAGMPSVPGEQDEYRQKCAEALRELPPGLGAERIFLFEPVYRCFKIERDLELTGALDDPLWHAAPVAELGDPIAGKPARHKTRARLLYNDRYLYVAFECEDDFVWGTLQERDSPIYDEECVEVFLCPTGNPRLYYELNVSPLNTVFDAFILNGRPVGGERVRFIGLKDFTCDGLVTKVAIDGKVGERGAKGWSVEYAIPFKAIVGGPTEIPQPGEQWFINLFRIDALNPQEREYYSWVPPGAVDFHRPWRFGILKFD; this is translated from the coding sequence ATGAACAATTCCAGATATGGCAAGGTTCAATCTGGCAAACATCCTTGGCCGGTTTTGACGTACTGGACAATTGCATTAGTACTTTGTCCATTAGGGGTTCGAGCGACAGGAATGGAGACTCCCGAAAAAGTTCGCGTTTTCGAACAGGAGCTTACAATTCCCACCTATCCCTGGGAAGAAGACATCAACCCCAAGTTCTGGGCTTTGGAAGGCGGTCCACGGCTTTCCACAACCGTTCACGGGAGCATCGTCTATCCCTATGTCATGCAAGACCATCTTCTGCGCACCAAAGTGGAACGGACCTACCGAGCAGTGGGCTTGGAAAATGAGTACCTGCGCGTGATCTGCCTTCCGGAATTGGGAGGGCGCATTCATTCCGTGTTGGACAAGACAACCGGCCAGGAGATGTTCCATCTGAATCGTGTGATAAAACCCGCCATGATCGCCATGCGCGGAGCCTGGATTTCCGGTGGCATTGAATGGAACTCGGGTCCCCACGGACACACCGTCACGTGTCTCTCGCCCGTTAACGTGGCAGCCCGTCAGAATCCGGATGGTTCCGCCACCCTGGAGATTTCGAACACCGAGCAAATCTTTCGGACCCGCTGGATCGTTCGCGTGACACTCCGTCCGGGCAAGGCGTTCCTGGAGGAAACTATTTCGCTCTACAATCCCACTGACGGCATGCACCCCTATTATTTCTGGAACTGCACGGCTTTCCCCAATAAAACCGGAACGCGGTTTATTTTCCCTATGAGTCTTGGAACAGATCACAATGCCCGAGAGTTCTTTCGCTGGCCGATTCACGAGGGGCAAGACTTGTCTTGGCTGAAAAACTATGACACGTACGCCTCCGTGTTTGCCGTACAGTGCACGCACGATTTTTTTGGGGCCTACGACGTGGACGCAGATCGGGGCCTCGTTCAATGGGCGGATCATCGAGAACTCAGTGGCAAAAAGGCGTGGACCTGGGGCGAGTGGGAGTTCGGAAGGGTTGCAGAACAGGATCTCACGGATGAGGATGGTCCTTATATTGAAGTGCAAAGTGGCCCTCTTCCCACACAGTCTGACTACGGCCGGTTGCGTCCCCGACAAACGGTGGCTTGGAGAGAATGGTGGTATCCTGTCCACGGGCTGGGGGATGGATTCGAATTCGCCACCCGGCATGTTGCCATCAATGTGATGCGTGGGCGAAAAGGTGTGGAAGTTCGCGCGATTGCAACGGGCGTTTATAACGGAGCGACCTGCATTATCAGCCAGGAAAATCGAGAAATCGCCCGGTATTCGGTTGACCTTTCACCCCAAAAACCCGTTCGCCTCGCCGTGCCGGTCGCAGCATCGCAGAGCTTTTGCGTGGAGTTCCGTGCCAAAGACGGTAGTTTGCTTGCCGCGTACAAGTCCCCCTTGGAAATTCCCAAAGTGGAACCGCCTGATCCATCGCAATTCCGCGAAAAACCTGACGCGGAAAAATTAGCCGATGATTTTTACAAAGCCGGGGAGAAGGCTGACCTGGCCACCGATCGTCGTCGCGCGCGGGAATTGTACCAAAAAGCTTTGGAGAAAGACCCCAAACACGTGCGGTCACTGTGCGGACTGGCGGTTCTCGATTTTGAGGCCGGACAATATGAGTCGGCGCTTACCTGGTTGACGCACGCCCTGAAAGAATCTCCGGACGATCCGTGGTCTCTCTTTTATGCGGCCGCATCTCAATATCAACTGCAAAACTGGCAGGAAGCGTGGAATCTAACCGCCCGAGCGGAAAAACATCCCGAAACGGCTGCAGCATCAGCCGACCTTTTGGGCCGCATTGCGATGCGGCGAGGCGACTTCGGAACTGCGGAGGCTGCCTTCCGTCGGGCCCTTCAAGCAAAACCCGACGATCCTGTCAGTGAGGACCACCTCATTCTGGCCCTGTATGCAAAGGGCGAACGGGAAGAAGCTCTTAATCGGGCGGCATCGCGTTCCGCCCAAGAAACAACAGCCATCGTCCCTGCATGGATTCTTGTGATTGGCAAGAGCGAGGATGAAAAAGTATTCCTCAAACGCATGCTTGATCGATTGGGGGAATTCGAGTTTGAAGTCCTGGAGGCCGTTCATTTTCTTAAGGATGTTGGTCAGGATGCCCTTGCCACCCGGCTTGTACAGATTGTCACGGCGGATCCGCAGGCCGTGCCCAAGCTTTCGGCAATGACTTACTGGACGCTCGCATGGTTACTGGATGGGCAGGGCAAAACGGAAGCCGCAAAGCAGATGCTGGCCCAGGCTATGCAGCACAGAGTGCCCAAACGGTTTGCTTCGCGTGTGGAAGAAATTCCCGTTCTGAAATACGTTGTGGCCGCCAATCCTTCGGACAGTCACGCGTGGTTCCAGCTTGGTTGTCTGTTGGCCGCGTTGGGCCGTGTGGACGAAGCGATACCTCCCTGGACGAAAGCTGTGGAGTTGGAGCCGTCAAACAGCGTGGCCTGGCGCAATCTGGGATTGGAGGCAGCAGCACGGGGCGATCTCGCTGCCGCGGAGAAGTATTATCGGCAGGCCATCAAATCAAATCCGCAGGACCAGACGCTCTATCGCGATCTGGCCGAGCTTCTCGTTGCCGCCGGTCGCCGCAGCGAGGCCATCAGCCTTGTTGAAACCATGCCGCTCTCTGGCGTGCGACGGACCGATCTCACCGTACTCCTGGCTCAAATGTACTTCGATAGCGAGCAATACGATGACTGCCTGCGGGTGCTGGAGAACGCACCCTATTTCACCAACTGGGAAGGTCAAGACATCGTGTGGCGGCTTTTTAATCGCGCCCATATACGTCGCGGTCAGCAACGCATGGATCGCGGCGATCTTCGCTCCGCGCTGGCAGATTTTGAAGCCGCTCTCACTTATCCGAAGAACCTGCATGTCGGGCGTTCCAATAAACCGATTGAAGCTCCCGCCCGATACTGGCAGGGGGTTGCCCTGGCCAAACTGGGTCGCTTGGAGGAGGCAAAAGAGGCCTGGCAGGTCGGAGCAGGCATGCCTTCTGTTCCGGGGGAGCAGGATGAATATCGGCAGAAATGTGCCGAAGCCCTTCGGGAGTTGCCACCAGGGTTGGGTGCAGAGCGAATTTTTCTCTTTGAACCCGTTTACCGGTGCTTCAAAATTGAGCGTGATCTGGAATTGACCGGCGCTCTCGACGATCCACTGTGGCACGCGGCACCCGTCGCTGAGCTAGGCGACCCAATTGCGGGAAAACCTGCCCGTCACAAGACGCGAGCGAGACTCCTGTACAATGATCGGTATCTCTATGTGGCGTTTGAATGTGAGGATGATTTCGTCTGGGGAACCCTCCAGGAACGAGATAGTCCTATCTACGATGAGGAGTGTGTTGAAGTCTTCCTCTGTCCAACGGGGAATCCCCGGCTTTATTACGAGTTGAACGTGAGTCCGCTCAACACGGTGTTCGATGCCTTCATCCTCAATGGTCGTCCCGTTGGCGGAGAACGTGTACGGTTTATCGGCCTGAAAGACTTCACCTGTGATGGACTTGTGACCAAGGTGGCTATTGACGGGAAAGTAGGTGAGCGCGGCGCCAAGGGCTGGAGTGTGGAATATGCAATTCCCTTTAAGGCCATCGTGGGAGGTCCGACGGAGATTCCGCAGCCTGGCGAGCAATGGTTTATCAACCTGTTCAGAATTGACGCCCTTAACCCGCAGGAGCGTGAATATTACTCTTGGGTGCCGCCCGGAGCTGTGGATTTCCACCGTCCGTGGCGATTTGGAATCCTGAAATTCGACTGA
- a CDS encoding MMPL family transporter translates to MPQLQKIHFLAYLSRQLVTLATYRPVLTLILGGFIAAISIFAGIRFIEIHTSRADLLNPRNEYHRRWLAYVREFSDQEDVYVVVQGDSPDQIKPILAEIASQLEKHPEFFHSILWRVDKSNLKRKGLYYLPKDDLARLAQKIVSFQAVLGSQIHLVDPAAFVAGLAQLVAQTGSPEPLLQYHSQLVESLSLLGRILAGSSPSGDGLTQMSGVSASHPANDYGRAETTTGDFSIEKTDAEEMFFSPDGRLGLLTLRFTPDSGRQFTRFSEHICTLRAILHEVESQHQGVSIGATGLPLLEYDEMKSSSSSAAMAVLSLAGVVFVFFAGFGGVRYPVAVSLSLLMGVTWSVGYVAAAVGHLNILTSAFGAMLIGLGDYGVHFVSHYLDTKRKTRQTREALIATATQVGPGIATGAITTAAAFFAGALTDFLGVAELGIIAGGGVLLCWLSDMTVLPAVICLMDRETDARSLPHDLELAPWFSFIAKAPRGITLGMAAATGFLALGLSGLQYDYNLLNLQPVGLDSVQTQEKLVTHMSRSSYFALSMAPSLEEARRRKAEFLALPTVDRVEDLASVIPEDIGAKKPYVEAIVAAVQPLVNSAAISSEQLSQALAVLASAATELQGGSQLAQWIGQMRNQVAHFTSEELTTRLEKYRESVSQAFPLKPEMVRNLTAEPPELTDLPPALVDRFVGRTSQHLLQIYCKGDFWDPETMREFVTQVRRVDPAATGNPIQIYEACHQMNRAYIEAALYAFFAILIVLYIDFRNLKDVLLALIPLFLGMVCLFGLMGWLNLPLNPANMITLPLILGIGIDNGVHIVHDFRKQGIDYKMPSNATLVAVVVNSLTTMIGFGALMLSPHRGLESLGRVLTFGVGLTLVTALLMPGFLRWIHGLLRSESTLNTEWTTFIKEILDERTAEGAGTDSDTPAVVPIRAKNRVSTNPQPTDRDEQQQPTTVDGAPLSQTEPAMGGVRPRRAA, encoded by the coding sequence ATGCCCCAGTTGCAGAAGATTCATTTCCTCGCCTATCTTTCCCGGCAACTTGTTACGCTGGCTACATATCGGCCTGTACTTACACTGATTCTCGGAGGCTTTATCGCGGCCATTAGCATATTTGCGGGTATTCGGTTCATTGAAATCCACACAAGCCGGGCGGATCTTCTCAATCCCCGAAACGAATACCACCGCCGCTGGCTCGCGTATGTGCGAGAGTTTTCTGATCAGGAAGACGTTTATGTGGTCGTCCAGGGCGATTCTCCCGACCAAATTAAGCCGATCCTCGCTGAGATCGCCAGCCAACTGGAGAAACACCCTGAATTTTTCCATTCCATCCTTTGGCGCGTAGACAAAAGCAATCTTAAACGAAAAGGCCTTTATTACCTGCCGAAGGATGATCTCGCCCGACTTGCACAGAAGATCGTTAGCTTTCAGGCTGTTCTCGGCTCCCAGATACACCTCGTCGACCCAGCGGCGTTTGTTGCGGGACTGGCGCAACTCGTCGCGCAAACCGGTTCGCCTGAACCACTCCTGCAATATCACTCTCAGCTTGTGGAAAGTCTCTCTCTTCTCGGCCGGATTTTAGCCGGTAGCAGTCCGTCAGGTGACGGTCTGACCCAAATGAGCGGAGTAAGTGCCTCACACCCCGCCAACGATTACGGGAGGGCAGAAACCACTACTGGGGATTTTTCCATTGAGAAAACGGATGCCGAGGAGATGTTCTTCTCCCCCGATGGCCGACTGGGGCTCCTCACACTTCGATTTACTCCGGATAGCGGCAGGCAATTCACGCGGTTCAGTGAACATATCTGTACCCTCCGAGCCATACTGCACGAGGTGGAATCCCAGCATCAGGGGGTGTCCATCGGCGCCACAGGTCTTCCCCTGCTGGAATACGACGAGATGAAGTCCAGCAGTTCATCAGCGGCAATGGCTGTCCTCTCGCTGGCGGGGGTCGTCTTCGTATTCTTTGCCGGATTTGGGGGAGTCCGCTACCCTGTGGCCGTCAGTTTGTCGCTTTTGATGGGTGTCACCTGGTCAGTTGGATATGTTGCAGCCGCGGTCGGGCATCTCAATATTCTGACGAGTGCCTTTGGGGCGATGCTCATTGGTCTGGGCGACTACGGTGTCCATTTCGTCTCGCACTATCTGGACACCAAGCGGAAGACCCGTCAAACGCGGGAAGCGTTAATTGCAACGGCGACACAGGTTGGACCAGGAATCGCGACCGGTGCCATCACCACAGCGGCCGCATTTTTTGCAGGTGCGTTGACCGATTTTCTCGGCGTGGCAGAATTGGGGATTATTGCCGGTGGCGGGGTGTTGCTTTGCTGGCTTTCCGATATGACGGTCCTTCCGGCTGTCATCTGCCTGATGGATCGTGAGACTGATGCGCGTTCTTTACCCCACGACCTTGAGCTTGCACCCTGGTTCAGCTTCATAGCGAAGGCACCGCGGGGTATCACCCTGGGTATGGCAGCAGCGACAGGCTTTCTTGCACTGGGGTTATCCGGCTTACAGTACGATTACAATCTGCTTAATCTCCAGCCCGTGGGCCTGGACAGCGTGCAAACCCAGGAAAAACTTGTGACCCATATGAGCCGAAGCAGCTACTTTGCCCTATCCATGGCCCCGTCCCTTGAGGAGGCTCGCCGCCGCAAAGCGGAATTTCTGGCTCTTCCCACCGTCGATCGGGTGGAAGACCTGGCTTCCGTCATCCCGGAGGATATTGGTGCCAAAAAGCCTTATGTGGAAGCTATCGTGGCCGCCGTTCAGCCACTCGTCAATTCAGCTGCGATTTCTTCTGAACAACTCAGTCAGGCCCTGGCTGTTCTAGCAAGCGCTGCTACCGAGCTGCAAGGCGGCTCACAATTGGCGCAATGGATCGGTCAGATGCGAAATCAGGTGGCGCACTTTACCTCTGAAGAGTTGACGACACGCTTGGAAAAATATCGGGAAAGTGTCAGCCAGGCATTTCCACTGAAACCGGAAATGGTCAGGAATTTGACAGCGGAACCGCCAGAATTGACTGACCTTCCGCCAGCCCTTGTTGATCGGTTTGTTGGTCGAACGAGCCAGCACCTGCTTCAAATTTACTGCAAAGGAGACTTTTGGGATCCCGAGACGATGCGGGAGTTTGTAACGCAGGTCCGGCGGGTGGATCCGGCGGCCACAGGAAATCCTATCCAGATCTATGAGGCCTGCCATCAAATGAATCGTGCCTACATCGAGGCCGCGTTATACGCATTTTTTGCGATTCTGATCGTGCTTTACATTGATTTCCGCAACCTGAAGGATGTCCTTCTGGCTCTTATCCCGTTGTTCCTGGGAATGGTGTGCTTATTCGGTTTGATGGGCTGGTTGAACCTACCGTTAAACCCGGCAAACATGATCACGCTGCCACTCATATTGGGTATTGGAATCGATAACGGGGTGCACATCGTTCACGACTTCCGCAAGCAGGGAATAGACTACAAGATGCCCAGCAATGCGACCCTGGTTGCGGTCGTTGTCAACAGCCTCACAACCATGATTGGGTTTGGAGCACTTATGCTCTCTCCCCATCGTGGGCTGGAAAGCCTGGGGCGTGTGCTGACTTTCGGGGTGGGATTGACGCTGGTTACGGCCCTGCTCATGCCCGGCTTTCTTCGGTGGATCCACGGCCTGCTGAGATCCGAATCCACATTGAACACCGAGTGGACGACATTTATCAAGGAAATTCTCGATGAGCGGACAGCGGAAGGCGCGGGAACGGATTCAGATACGCCAGCCGTAGTCCCGATCCGTGCAAAAAACCGGGTGTCCACCAATCCGCAGCCCACAGATAGAGACGAACAACAGCAACCCACAACCGTAGATGGTGCACCGCTCTCTCAGACAGAACCAGCAATGGGAGGCGTCCGACCCCGACGCGCGGCGTGA
- a CDS encoding PHB depolymerase family esterase, with protein MVKVAHFASLVQERSVLIRTCTAALAALFLPVATAEEVILKDGRILTGKLGLVTGLVDIPKLVDPEGAGPIPLIVFVDDDLRRTFVSKRQIREIRPGITAEIQERFRLRQPVAEQGATISSVGFPVRVTPFDEFGRRIYTMLTTRGKVDVIQGITEITPQWVRIQGITHVWDMRLATTSLPKDVLYRILVKASGDSTSVDTRKRIARFFVQMGRYEDAVQELQNLLNDPQLPANEKPDIEQSLRSLKQLSARKILEELRLRSKAGQHRTVYTLLEKFPTEGVAGEILQEVREFRENYEKQAQQAKDLLSKLEALIQGIDQTAVRQLCLEIFQEIAAQLSPDTLPRLAAFSQLVDDNSVPGEDRVALAISGWLVGADRATRNLSVALSMYRTRALIVEYLNENDTMKKGEILERLRKEEGSLPVYSVGILASMAPPRPLPAEVPGKSGFFEVEINWDAKEPPARYLVQLPPEYHPLRRYPAIVTLHGLQTTAEQQIDWWAGPFDENGYRHGQAGRHGYIVIAPQWTQERQVAYQYSAREHGLILAVLRDALSRFSIDTDRVFLSGHFAGGDAAWDIGLAHPSLWAGVIVIAGRSDKYCTFYWENAAQLPFYVVLGELDGTLMADNARDLDRCLNRGFNTTVVEYQGRGRDSFSDEILRIFEWMSYHQRDPAPRDFTARTMRLFDNFFWYVELQEMPPAVVEPPLSWPPANPTPLIVRGRIPSENTVMLQVGAAKATIGLNPEIIDFDKRSTILVNTRRLDTRELAPDVETLLNDVARRWDRQHPFWVTIETSTGRVIRPRR; from the coding sequence ATGGTCAAAGTTGCTCACTTTGCGTCACTCGTGCAGGAGCGCTCGGTTTTGATCCGGACTTGTACGGCAGCTCTGGCCGCCCTTTTTCTGCCCGTAGCCACTGCAGAAGAGGTGATTTTAAAAGATGGGCGGATCCTGACGGGGAAATTGGGTCTTGTGACGGGACTTGTCGATATACCCAAGCTCGTCGATCCAGAGGGTGCTGGACCAATTCCGTTGATCGTTTTTGTCGATGATGACCTTCGCCGAACCTTCGTCTCCAAAAGACAAATTCGGGAAATTCGGCCGGGCATTACCGCGGAAATTCAGGAACGATTTCGCCTTCGCCAACCGGTGGCCGAGCAGGGAGCCACGATCAGCAGTGTAGGATTTCCCGTGCGGGTAACTCCCTTTGACGAGTTTGGTCGGCGGATCTACACAATGCTCACTACGCGGGGAAAGGTCGATGTCATCCAGGGCATTACGGAAATCACGCCGCAATGGGTACGGATTCAGGGAATCACCCATGTTTGGGATATGCGGCTGGCCACAACGAGTCTTCCCAAGGATGTGCTTTACCGGATCCTGGTCAAGGCTTCAGGAGATAGTACCAGCGTCGATACCCGAAAACGGATTGCGCGTTTTTTCGTACAGATGGGCCGCTATGAGGACGCAGTGCAGGAGCTTCAGAACCTGCTGAACGATCCGCAACTCCCTGCAAACGAGAAGCCAGATATTGAGCAATCGCTCCGATCACTCAAACAGTTATCGGCAAGAAAGATTCTCGAGGAACTCCGGTTGCGTTCCAAAGCTGGCCAACATCGAACGGTTTATACTCTGCTGGAGAAATTTCCCACGGAGGGCGTGGCTGGTGAAATCCTTCAGGAGGTCCGCGAATTCCGTGAGAATTACGAAAAACAGGCCCAACAAGCCAAGGACCTTCTTTCCAAGCTGGAAGCTCTGATCCAAGGGATCGACCAAACAGCCGTCCGACAATTGTGTTTAGAGATCTTTCAGGAAATTGCCGCACAGCTCAGTCCCGATACTCTGCCCCGTCTGGCAGCTTTCTCACAGTTGGTTGATGACAATTCGGTACCGGGCGAAGATCGGGTGGCACTGGCCATCAGTGGTTGGTTGGTGGGTGCCGATCGAGCGACACGCAATTTATCGGTCGCTCTTTCGATGTATCGAACCCGGGCGTTAATTGTCGAGTACCTTAATGAGAATGACACAATGAAGAAAGGGGAAATTCTCGAGCGGTTGCGGAAAGAGGAAGGGAGTTTGCCGGTGTATTCGGTGGGCATCCTCGCCAGCATGGCCCCGCCTCGGCCGCTGCCCGCGGAGGTTCCCGGCAAGTCCGGCTTTTTTGAGGTCGAGATCAACTGGGATGCCAAGGAACCGCCCGCCCGCTATTTGGTGCAGCTTCCTCCTGAGTATCATCCGCTGCGTCGCTATCCGGCAATCGTGACTTTGCACGGGCTGCAGACCACTGCCGAGCAGCAGATCGACTGGTGGGCTGGTCCGTTCGACGAAAACGGCTATCGGCATGGACAGGCTGGACGTCACGGCTACATTGTGATTGCTCCTCAATGGACTCAGGAACGACAGGTAGCATATCAGTACTCGGCCCGAGAGCATGGGCTGATTCTCGCAGTGCTTCGGGACGCCCTGTCGCGGTTTTCCATCGATACGGACCGCGTTTTTCTCAGCGGGCATTTTGCCGGAGGAGACGCGGCCTGGGACATTGGTCTGGCCCATCCCAGTCTCTGGGCAGGGGTCATTGTCATTGCCGGGCGATCGGATAAGTACTGCACGTTTTACTGGGAAAACGCAGCCCAACTACCGTTTTACGTGGTACTTGGAGAGCTTGACGGCACTCTCATGGCGGATAATGCCCGGGATCTGGACCGTTGCCTCAACCGGGGCTTCAACACCACCGTGGTGGAGTACCAGGGCCGGGGACGAGATTCCTTTTCGGACGAAATCCTGCGGATTTTCGAATGGATGTCGTATCACCAGAGAGATCCTGCCCCCCGGGATTTTACGGCTCGAACAATGCGTTTGTTTGACAACTTCTTCTGGTACGTGGAGCTCCAGGAAATGCCGCCGGCCGTCGTTGAGCCGCCCCTTTCCTGGCCTCCCGCGAACCCCACGCCACTTATCGTGCGGGGCCGAATTCCCAGCGAAAACACAGTGATGCTTCAAGTGGGAGCAGCGAAAGCAACGATCGGTTTAAACCCTGAGATCATTGATTTCGACAAGCGTTCGACGATTCTTGTGAACACCCGGCGCCTCGATACGCGTGAGTTAGCCCCCGATGTGGAAACCCTCCTCAACGACGTGGCCCGTCGCTGGGACAGACAGCATCCTTTTTGGGTGACCATCGAAACGAGCACCGGACGCGTTATCCGGCCTCGCCGTTAG
- a CDS encoding helix-turn-helix domain-containing protein — MMSQKRPRSQIARLLNLLREPVYFVDGQWRIRFCNRACLEWLACREEDIIDRRCAFHSSLDLEPGDALAAGLCPPPGAFDREETMGTVACLTPDGQLRRRHARFLRVHDLEGRPALLVVVADKDGIDTVPRLTDISPETTHQQLQALALHEQIREFRQGIATRFHAHLLMGTSAVAKRMQQQVAAAASLANHVVVVEPPGGHGAELAKAIFYAARPDPQQCLVPLPCEELDPDILRNTLQAFAAISLPSGLTHTFILENLHQLPWPTQQVLYEFLRRPPHGIRVIATTQSDLMTLASQGKLIEDLGQMLSTFLIFIPPIRERREDIPLIAQTLLEDCNVRESKQVMGFTSEVLDILVQHDWPNNYAELASVIQQAHNRAAGTLIASGDLPQDFRWAFQKKLRSLKEPEKISLPAFLAQVEKELLARALRRARGNKSLAAKMLGVSRPRLYRRLVQYGLISPEEE; from the coding sequence CTGTTTACTTTGTGGATGGACAATGGCGAATCCGATTTTGTAATCGCGCGTGTTTGGAATGGCTGGCCTGCCGGGAAGAGGATATTATTGACCGCCGATGCGCATTCCACAGCAGCCTCGATCTGGAACCGGGGGACGCACTGGCCGCCGGGCTGTGCCCACCCCCGGGGGCTTTCGACCGAGAGGAGACCATGGGGACTGTTGCGTGTCTGACTCCCGATGGCCAGCTCCGCAGGCGGCACGCCCGGTTTTTGCGCGTCCACGACCTCGAAGGGCGACCGGCCCTGCTCGTGGTTGTTGCCGACAAGGACGGCATCGATACTGTGCCGCGATTGACCGACATCTCGCCGGAGACCACCCACCAACAGTTACAGGCCTTGGCACTTCATGAGCAGATTCGCGAATTCCGGCAGGGTATTGCCACGCGATTCCACGCGCACCTGTTGATGGGGACCAGTGCTGTGGCTAAGAGGATGCAGCAGCAGGTGGCGGCGGCCGCAAGTCTCGCCAACCATGTGGTTGTCGTCGAACCTCCTGGGGGGCATGGTGCTGAATTGGCAAAAGCGATTTTTTACGCAGCGCGCCCGGATCCCCAGCAGTGCCTGGTTCCCCTGCCCTGTGAGGAGCTTGACCCGGATATTCTGCGAAACACCCTTCAGGCATTTGCAGCAATCTCGCTCCCATCAGGATTGACGCATACATTCATCCTGGAGAATTTGCATCAACTCCCCTGGCCCACGCAGCAGGTCCTCTATGAATTCCTGCGGCGTCCTCCGCACGGAATACGGGTCATTGCCACAACTCAGTCCGACCTGATGACACTAGCCTCCCAGGGCAAGTTGATCGAGGACCTTGGCCAGATGTTGAGTACGTTCCTCATTTTTATTCCACCCATTCGGGAGCGCCGCGAAGACATTCCCCTCATTGCACAGACGTTGCTTGAAGATTGTAATGTGAGGGAGTCGAAGCAAGTGATGGGATTCACATCGGAAGTGCTGGACATTCTGGTGCAGCACGATTGGCCAAATAATTATGCTGAGCTAGCCAGCGTTATTCAGCAAGCTCATAATCGTGCGGCAGGAACGCTCATTGCTTCCGGGGATCTACCCCAGGACTTCCGCTGGGCTTTTCAGAAAAAACTGCGGAGTCTGAAGGAGCCAGAGAAGATTTCCCTTCCTGCGTTTCTTGCCCAGGTCGAAAAGGAACTTCTAGCAAGGGCGCTGCGGCGAGCGCGTGGGAACAAATCACTGGCCGCCAAAATGCTTGGCGTATCCCGTCCGCGTCTGTACAGACGGCTGGTTCAGTATGGACTCATTTCTCCGGAGGAGGAATAA